The DNA window AAGgttttttaaataacaataataataataataataataataataataataacaataataataacaataacaataataataacaataacaataacaataacaacaacaacaataacaataataataatagtttcTCTGTAGGGTCTTTTCGGCAATCTTTGCAGACACTCATAGCAATCTTGGCCACCTTTTGTactgcaacacaacaaactcttcCCATGactcctctctccaactctcactAATGTTTCTACCGTTGttttttcctgcaacaagtcacctctcgcaagatttcagagtgagactgcccCTTAAGCGAGGCTTtgtcacaataacaaacaggcCAGCAAAAGGTAAAGAAAAGCATTTGATTTCTCTGTAGGATCTTTTCCATAATGCTATCAGACACTCATAATATCAGTCTGAGCTTATCggtggcaaaacaagcacttttaatagATATAAAAATCAATGGTGCACAACTGCACTGCAATtaaattgcagcctgtttctgtGATGCAGTGGTCTCATATTTTGTCtctattagtcacttagacacaataACACAGGAAACTAGTGTCTCAGTTCAAGAGTACTGACGTTTCCCTTTAAGTCTGACATCCCTTACTAGGAGCAGCATTGAAgtagggttgcaacggtatgagattttcaagGATTGATAGCAGTCTTAGAAAATATCGCAATTTCATGATATTACAGAATTTTCATAATTatcatagataagcaaatgtacacggtatgataaccgtTAACTTCTATATCACGTTATACCTTAAAACTGCTATATAGCTGCAACCCTACATTGAAGTTTACTTGATGTATTCCTGGACAGGTATTTTGAGGTTTCCACTTCTTACCATGACAGCGTGGGGGAAATAGCCATTGGTCTGGCTCTGCAGACCCACAGTGGTGAGCTCAGCTGCCACATAGCGCTCTGGGGTGGGCTTGTCCAGGGTGGGCTTCCTGATGCGAGTCATTTTGGTGGCCACGAAGAAAGGCAGCACACTCTGCATGAAGACAGTGAAAAAACATGTGAGATGAGCTCAAAAACACATCAAGCCTGTAACAAACCTCTTTTTCCAATCATAGAATACGCAAAATTTGAATAAAACAAAGTCTTAGTTCTTCCTCAGGTTAGTGTGAAGTTTCAAACTTCCACAGATGAACTCCAGATTTGCAGCACAAACAAAAGTTGCATCATGTGCCCTGCTGTGAGACTGACAAATAACCCTGTGAAATGCACTCAAAATACATCAGATCTTTGCTGTAACCTGGTCTGACGACTGTGGTTTCATCAGGTGAAAACATACTCTGAGGTTTGCTGAGGTGAAACTGTGGTGCACACTTCAACCACAAGGTGGCACATGAGTGAATACTACAGAGGGTgctaaaaacagaacaaacaagCCTTATGTGGAAcaccattttcaaaaatacctCTTCTCTGAAAAATGCATATCAGGGGTTTAATTTGTGAATGTGTTGTCGTTCCATTAATTTTCAGCCAACACTGGTTGGGAACAACAAGATTTTGTAACTTCTTTTGAGTTAAATCTGTGAGGGATTTCATTAATGGACAGATCTTATGTCCTTTGACACAAAGTCTACAACAAAAAGATGTCTAAAAAATTAgagaaatataataaaaaataattagttATGTTACTTAtacatttaatttagtttttgtcGAACATTTTAAACTTAAAGCCACCATTCAAGTTTGGTCGACAGCAGCTCCTCCGGTCTTCACAGTACAGATGTCCTGTGGATCATATACAGTCCCATGAAGGGTGAGGTGTAATCACTGTGTATAATATTTTCAGCTTGGATTAGGATAGTTTGACAGACTTCCAGTGAGCAAATGACACTATGATAGAGGAGACTGGGCCTACAGTGGTATGGTCTGTGCTACTCACTCTCGGTTTGCACAGGGAAACAATGTTGTCAAGCTTTTCTAACTTCCTGGCATCTGCCTGGGTCGGACACATtcttatgcaaaaaaaaaaaaaaatcttatgcAGGGCAGAGGAGAGGTAAGTCCCAAACTCACCTGAATGATGATGCCCTGACGCCTGTACTCCTCCTGAAGGCCACGAGAGAAGAAATCCACAAAGGCCTGCACACAGAAGAGTGAAACATGGTTAGTTTTAACACATGAGTTTGTAAAATGTTGGTTTGTTATTACAACCTCCAAATGAGGCAAAAATGAAGGGTTGGCTTAGGGAAACAATTTAGTCTCCAAAGAGAATTCTTGCTTGTTAAAACAGGACAGACAGGTATAGATGTTGAACATACCTTTGTGGAAGAATAGACAGTAAGCAGGGGGACGGGGTACATGCCGCTGGCAGATGAGATGTTCAGGATGACACCTTTGTtactgaaaaacacaacaaagtggATTTAGGAAAAGGTCTTGaacagtgaatgaatgaacgaaCTCCACGATTCAAAGCTACCATGATTTGATGATGTGGCATTGTGGCATTAAAATTACACATGACAAAGCGGGGggggggttaaaaaaaaaacagagggtaTTGGGGTCCCCTGGCCTACAATAATAAGCATCAAatacttaatttcctgcatgaTAGTAAATTTTCTGCACCAATTTgcgctttttctgcatcaatttatggcataaatgtctttaattttgttaaaGTAAATGTCCTCTCCTACTTAAATGCACATGTTCCAAATATTGAGGAGGACACGTCCCCTGCGTCCCACCCAAAATCTACACCTTTGCAACAGAGGCTTCATTGTTCATTTggcattttaaaacattaaaaaaaaaccttaatctAAAACTGCTGCCATGACACAAATCTACATCAGAGGGCTTTCCTCAATATGTGAAGCACTGATCCCAGAACAGCACAATACATTTTCAGAAGTCCTTATTTTGTCTTCAAATCCACAAACTTTCAAAGATTTTCCATGCCAGTGGGAACCCTGTGTCTATACACATTCAGCACACTCACAGATACACTCAAAGtgatgttacacacacacatacacacacactgaaacagtgTGGTAGTGGCCGTGTGTGTTGCCATGGCAGCctgttgctgcagtgatgtagtGGAGCGACGCTCCAGCCTCACACGGCACCAAATGTGCCTGCGCTGCTATTGGCCGGCAGGAGTCACATGGGAACAGAGCAGCCAATCGGGTGGGAAGAGCACTTTGTGTGAATTGAAAGCTTGTCAGCATTGCGaacaaaggaggagaggaaaagagagatgCAGTGATGGAAAGGGCTTGGTGAGGATTTCTTGTCCCCCTTTCCCGTTAAAAATAGTCACCTTTATAAAGTGCAATCTCCCAAAATACTGCTCTCAGACAACAAAAAGGGGATTCTATTTAATTCTGAGATTcctcctgcagcctctgtgCCACAATCCCTCATTCACGACACTGATATTTGACTGCAGTCATGTCGCAAAACATGGAAGCCTATCATTTAACTCACCTCTCAACCATTCTGGGCAGCACCAGACGGGTCATctacaagaacaacaacaacataagcTCAGTTAACATCAgctgacacacaaaacaatgatGAAACTCATGAGGGAGAAGAAGGGTACTGGGGAAAGAAGGGAAAgagttttatttaaataaaaaaagactaaaagtaaaagggagagacaggcagagaccGACACAGGGAGAGAGTTGCGTGGGTGGTGAGTACAGACAGCGTTGGTGTAGTCCACCATTGCTTTGGGAACAACTGAGACACTGCAGGTACCATGGTAgaaacagcagaggaggaggagggaaaagaaaaggaggagaagaacaAAAGGGGGGGAAGTGAGGGGGAAAGTGATAAGGCATGGATCAAACTTTAAACAAACACTTGGGGCGTGATATAAATATGGAGTTTGCAACACTGGGCTGAAGGTTTGGGGAATATTTCTTCCCCGGAGAGCAAAAGTGTGCAGAAAACAAACTCACCTGGCACACTGAGGTAATGTTGACGTTGATCATGTTTGTGATGAACTGAAACACAGAAAGCACCAGTCAGATAAACAATAGCACATATGATTATGCAGAAATATCACAAAAGATATGTTTGTTGTTTAGAAGCTATAAATATGATCACTAAACTGTTAGGCAtgagacaaagaaaataaatctgcaaAATGGTGCATGCTTTTTCCTCACAGGCGTACACAAGTCACTTATTTTGCACTCCTAACTAGCAGCATCAGAGAATTTCCACCTGCAGATAAAGACGAAATAAGAGCACTCACATTGTTCAGATCAGGAATATGGAGGTAGTACTCAGGGTAAGGGTAGGACACACCAACATTGTTGACTGTTGAagacaaaaaaggagaaaataatcTTATTATTCAACTCTTTTCACAACATAACCAGCTACTGGAGAACACAAACTCACAAATTTCTACCACAAGGTGGCAGCAAAAGCAAACAAGATAGAAACAAGCATTTTCTACTCAACACAAGACACAGCCACACCTTACAACCAGTAGAGCACAATTGGTATCataaaaaaaggacaaagagTTCCTTAAATGTTCAGCTAAAAAGTACAACGTGAACTCTGGAGTCTAAACGTCTAAAATTACACTGACATGCCAGGAGTCGTGATGGCAGTGTCGCAATGAGGTTTTCTGGAAAGTCTCTAAAGCTCAAGACAGACTTTTTAAAAGGAATGCAGAcctcagaaacatttttgtgcACATGAGTGTTCATCTTTTGTGTTCTGGTAACATGTCTCTTTCACAACAGCATCATAACTCAAAAAAACATGACCCCAGTCAACAACATGTGCATTGTAGTTTGTCAGGCGAAGTTGAGAAAGAAGTCATTTCAAGTACCTAAATTAAAGGGAGTTTAAAACTAttgaaaacaggaaaaacaccAGCTTACATTTCCACAGCACGTGTTTTACAATTTGCTTTGACTGGTGCGTGTAATGAAATCCAGAAGGGAGGTTTGCCAAAAGTGAAACAGAAGTTAAACTGTCCGTGCAAGTTTTTGTACTCCACAACACCCTCCAACCCCAAGAATTATGTCCAATTTTAAATACTAAAGACTCTCTAAGCATCTAATCTCAATGCAGCTCGCACTGCCTGAATACACAAGTTAAGTGATGCTTACTTTGCCTTTTGCTGTTGCTTTGCTCTTAAGGATATATCTTTATCATTTATGTCTGCAATGACACAGCTAACTGCACTAAAGATGCAGCAAAACCAAGCATCTTTTCCATAATATGTCGACATGCAACTGGTGCCTGTAGGTAATCACTGGACAGAGTTGTAGCAAGCATAAACACACTGTCCTGACTGAAAAGCAGCTCTTACCAAGAACACCAATCTCAAGACCAGCCAGCCCCGCCTCAATCTTGTCGTAGATGTCCGCCTTGCCGAAGTCCACTGCAATGGTCTTTGTCTCCACTTTAAATTGATCCTCTGTGAAAAGGAGAAACAAGTGCTCATTAACTTTAAGGGTACAGTGATATCTGTGTATGGCAGTGAACATAAAAGTGTTAAACTGTAAGAATGAAAGTTTCATGGTGCAATTTTTTGACCCAAGCTCAGAGTGAGGTATGTTTAAGATAATTCATCTCCACAGCACACACTCATATCATGTATCCATGTGTCACAAATCAGCCAGCATTACGTGGCCCAACAACAGAGCAATCCCCCTGTTTCAAAACCCCGGATCCATTCAAATAAATGGAGCGTGATAGCAGCCACTGTCAGACTCAGGCTGAAGAGGGCACTGCGTACCAACAAACCAGCCGAGccatcctcctcccctcctcccctaacctcctctcccctccctccactCCCTCGTCATGTTTGACGCGCCTGCTGCAATTAGAATTTATTGTCCAAAGACTCGTTTAGCTGATAGGTGGCGGAGGGAGTTATAAGAGGAAAATTCCTGGGATGTGCCTCGGTAAAGACCAGGAGTGTGTCAGTGTAGTTGTGAAGAGATAAAAAGGGGGAACCTGAGAGGGGTGCTAGGGGTTGCAGCCTCCCTGAAATCTATATCCAGTTCAGATTATTTTTAGTCATCACAGCTACTTTGAGTCCATGTCAAAGTAAATGATAAAAGCAGCTTTGCACACAAAAAGCAGAAATATTATGGCTGCCAGATTGGAGGAGTAATTTGGGGTTGCCGGGCAGGTGCGATCAAAAGTCAAATGAGACGTTTGCATAGAAGAGAGGAGAAACACTAATAAGAGTAAAATAGAGGTGGGACAGGGTGGGTTTGGCCGGTTACATGCTAAGGAGGGTGGTTTTGCTAGACTAATCGTGAGGGAGGAGTGCCAGAGTTTGGCACGCCGCATCCCGCTCGTGACTACCCATCAGCCCCCTCTGTGGACTTGAAGCACGACAGGGGAAATTGCGCTGTGGGAGACGTCAGAGACAGATGGAAAGAGAGCGAGTCAGGGAGAGGGCACTATTTGAACagggggtgggggttgggggggCACTCACCATTCAGTCTCTGTTAAAATCTGGAGACGGGCCagaaaggagaagaggaaggaggaaaaaagtTTTTCCCTTTCGTATGGGTGCTCAGTTTCTGTCTGTGTAGACGTGAATGAGCAAACCCTGGTCTGTTTCTCACAATTATCTCAGAGGAACAGGTTGGTCTATCAGGCTGGATTTTATTCTGTCTTCAT is part of the Epinephelus lanceolatus isolate andai-2023 chromosome 5, ASM4190304v1, whole genome shotgun sequence genome and encodes:
- the hsd17b12a gene encoding very-long-chain 3-oxoacyl-CoA reductase-A, translated to MNCMYIEEMLRRAETPLFWVGAFTVASLALWLLYRLLSGFRIWVLGNGQLLSPKLGKWAVVTGATDGIGKSYAEELARRGFAMMLISRSQEKLDDVARSLEDQFKVETKTIAVDFGKADIYDKIEAGLAGLEIGVLVNNVGVSYPYPEYYLHIPDLNNFITNMINVNITSVCQMTRLVLPRMVESNKGVILNISSASGMYPVPLLTVYSSTKAFVDFFSRGLQEEYRRQGIIIQSVLPFFVATKMTRIRKPTLDKPTPERYVAAELTTVGLQSQTNGYFPHAVMGWVTTKLVPSNLVIFFGARMNRLQRTGYLQRRKLREQKNGTSLKSD